A region of Bacteroidota bacterium DNA encodes the following proteins:
- a CDS encoding glycoside hydrolase family 13 protein yields the protein MRALLFLLVTATLVTATLVACTDPAPDTVPPGEPAVPEWTRGAVWYQIFPERFRNGDPSNDPTIESIRGAYPHTESERLLAAGWQPTPWTHDWYEQEGWAQRLGEPFYTTVQLRRYGGDLQGMLDALPYLDSLGVTALYLNPMNDAPSLHKYDARVYRHIDPHFGPDPEGDKAIIAAEDPLDPDTWQLTAADRLFLDFVDAAHAQGLKVVLDYSWNHTGQTFWAWQDVLENQQASPYASWYKVDAWDDPATPDTSEFAYTGWAGVPTLPEIRKVNQTGNPAEGIPYDGNLAPEAVAHIEAVTRRWLDPNGDGDPSDGLDGFRLDVAEQVPLGFWRDYYRFVKAINPDAYLVGEIWWERWPHHMSDIRPYLGDVFDGVMHYRWYKPTRGLLVGGPDAHTPSAWQAHIDSLFVGVDEATRQGLMQLGGSHDTPRIATSLYNPQRGYKDAPTPTAHAEYRIDQPDAATFRSMRLLALMQFTLPGAPHLFYGDEVGMWGADDPDMRKPMLWPEFTYATETTHPFGEARAPDPVARDTDLFAFYRSLTALRAAHPSVFATGDLAWLQADDDTGVIAYQRLGDGERALVVLNTSEAAQTFDLGDAANQTPDVTVDAVTKDGTALQLPPRSGAVLVGD from the coding sequence ATGCGCGCCCTTCTCTTCCTGCTCGTCACAGCCACGCTCGTCACAGCCACGCTCGTCGCCTGCACCGACCCAGCACCCGACACCGTTCCCCCTGGTGAGCCAGCCGTCCCTGAGTGGACCCGCGGCGCGGTGTGGTACCAGATCTTCCCCGAGCGCTTCCGCAACGGCGACCCGTCCAACGACCCGACCATCGAGAGCATTCGCGGGGCCTACCCGCACACGGAGAGCGAACGCCTCCTGGCGGCGGGCTGGCAGCCGACGCCCTGGACGCACGACTGGTACGAGCAGGAGGGCTGGGCGCAGCGCCTCGGCGAGCCGTTCTACACGACGGTCCAGCTGCGGCGCTATGGCGGCGACCTCCAGGGCATGCTCGACGCGCTGCCCTACCTCGACAGCCTCGGCGTGACGGCGCTCTACCTCAACCCGATGAACGACGCGCCGAGCCTGCACAAGTACGACGCGCGTGTCTACCGCCACATCGACCCGCACTTCGGCCCCGACCCTGAAGGCGACAAGGCGATCATCGCCGCCGAGGACCCGCTCGATCCGGACACGTGGCAGCTCACCGCCGCCGACCGGCTCTTCCTCGACTTCGTCGACGCCGCGCACGCGCAGGGGCTGAAGGTCGTCCTCGACTACTCGTGGAACCACACCGGGCAGACCTTTTGGGCGTGGCAGGATGTGCTCGAAAACCAGCAGGCCTCGCCGTACGCCTCGTGGTACAAGGTCGACGCTTGGGACGACCCGGCGACGCCCGACACGAGCGAATTTGCCTACACTGGCTGGGCGGGCGTGCCGACGCTCCCCGAGATCCGCAAGGTCAACCAGACCGGCAACCCCGCCGAGGGCATCCCCTACGACGGCAACCTGGCCCCGGAGGCCGTGGCGCACATCGAGGCGGTGACGCGGCGCTGGCTCGACCCCAACGGCGACGGCGACCCCTCGGACGGCCTCGACGGCTTCCGCCTCGACGTAGCCGAGCAGGTGCCGCTCGGCTTCTGGCGCGACTACTACCGCTTCGTCAAGGCGATCAACCCCGACGCCTACCTCGTCGGTGAGATCTGGTGGGAGCGCTGGCCGCACCACATGAGCGACATCCGCCCTTACCTCGGCGACGTGTTCGACGGCGTGATGCACTACCGGTGGTACAAGCCCACGCGCGGCCTGCTCGTCGGCGGCCCCGATGCCCACACGCCGAGCGCGTGGCAAGCCCACATCGACTCGCTCTTCGTCGGCGTTGACGAGGCCACCCGCCAAGGCCTGATGCAGCTCGGTGGCTCGCACGACACCCCGCGCATCGCCACCTCGCTCTACAACCCGCAGCGCGGCTACAAAGACGCCCCCACGCCGACGGCGCACGCCGAGTACCGCATCGACCAGCCGGATGCCGCCACCTTCCGTTCGATGCGGCTGCTCGCGCTCATGCAGTTCACGCTGCCCGGCGCGCCGCACCTCTTCTACGGCGACGAGGTCGGCATGTGGGGCGCCGACGACCCCGACATGCGCAAGCCGATGCTGTGGCCGGAGTTCACCTACGCCACCGAGACGACGCACCCGTTCGGCGAGGCGCGCGCGCCCGATCCCGTGGCGCGCGACACGGACCTGTTCGCCTTCTACCGCAGCCTCACCGCGCTGCGCGCCGCGCACCCAAGCGTCTTCGCCACCGGTGACCTTGCGTGGCTCCAAGCCGACGACGACACCGGCGTGATCGCCTACCAACGCCTTGGCGACGGCGAGCGTGCACTCGTCGTGCTTAACACCAGCGAGGCCGCGCAGACGTTTGATCTCGGCGACGCCGCAAACCAGACGCCCGACGTCACCGTAGACGCCGTAACGAAAGACGGGACGGCGCTACAGCTGCCGCCCCGCTCGGGTGCCGTGCTTGTAGGCGACTAA